One stretch of Streptococcus australis DNA includes these proteins:
- the ntdP gene encoding nucleoside tri-diphosphate phosphatase: protein MKLPKEGDFITIQSYKHDGSLHRTWRDTMVLKTTENAIIGVNDHTLVTESDGRRWVTREPAIVYFHKKYWFNIIAMIRDNGISYYCNMASPYYLDEEALKYIDYDLDVKVFTDGEKRLLDVEEYERHKRKMKYSDDLDYILKEHVKILVDWINNGRGPFSEAYVNIWYKRYIELKNR, encoded by the coding sequence ATGAAACTTCCAAAAGAAGGCGACTTTATTACAATTCAAAGTTATAAGCATGATGGGAGTCTTCACCGCACTTGGCGGGACACCATGGTACTAAAAACAACAGAGAACGCCATTATCGGCGTCAACGACCACACACTTGTTACCGAAAGTGACGGTCGTCGTTGGGTGACTCGAGAACCGGCTATTGTTTACTTTCACAAAAAATATTGGTTTAATATCATAGCTATGATTCGCGATAATGGAATTTCCTACTATTGCAATATGGCTAGCCCCTACTATCTAGATGAGGAAGCACTGAAATACATTGATTATGATTTGGATGTCAAGGTCTTCACTGATGGTGAAAAGCGTCTCTTGGACGTTGAAGAGTATGAGCGCCATAAACGCAAAATGAAGTATTCTGATGATTTAGACTATATTTTGAAAGAGCATGTTAAAATCCTTGTTGATTGGATTAACAATGGACGCGGTCCTTTCTCAGAGGCCTATGTCAACATTTGGTACAAACGCTACATAGAACTAAAGAATCGGTAA
- a CDS encoding B3/B4 domain-containing protein → MEFRLDKSLYDLGIKNVVMGIAKNVDPHADLPLAFLKKKEEREKWALECDVKEVQESPVVQGYRKLLQRVGRSVKKNPPTVVALIRNIQHRGSLPHINSIIDIYNVEALSSLLAIGGHDLDKIGGQIEFSVSQREDIFLPILSTEKHVAQTDYVYRDENGVLAWLDVRDSEHYKFDEDTKNAIFIIQGNEDTSVEMRLEALEEIEKDLAACMPDLQFEKKVISLEGNRTVVQDIY, encoded by the coding sequence ATGGAGTTTCGTTTAGATAAAAGTTTGTATGACTTGGGGATCAAGAATGTCGTGATGGGTATTGCTAAAAACGTGGATCCTCACGCTGATTTGCCTCTTGCTTTTCTGAAAAAGAAAGAGGAGAGGGAGAAATGGGCGCTAGAGTGTGATGTAAAGGAAGTTCAAGAGTCTCCTGTTGTCCAAGGTTACAGGAAACTGCTCCAGCGAGTCGGGCGTAGCGTCAAGAAAAATCCACCGACGGTGGTCGCCCTCATTCGCAATATCCAGCATCGTGGTTCCCTTCCTCACATCAATAGTATCATCGATATCTACAATGTAGAGGCGCTTTCTTCTTTGCTGGCGATTGGAGGGCATGATTTGGATAAGATTGGAGGGCAGATAGAGTTTTCTGTTAGTCAAAGGGAGGACATTTTCCTACCTATCTTGTCAACGGAGAAGCACGTTGCACAGACGGACTATGTCTATCGGGATGAAAATGGAGTTCTAGCTTGGCTGGATGTTCGCGATAGTGAACATTACAAATTTGATGAAGATACAAAAAATGCTATTTTCATCATTCAAGGGAATGAAGACACTTCTGTCGAGATGCGTTTAGAAGCGTTAGAAGAAATTGAAAAGGATTTGGCTGCTTGCATGCCTGATTTACAGTTTGAAAAGAAAGTCATTTCACTTGAAGGAAACCGCACGGTGGTTCAGGACATTTACTGA
- the ytpR gene encoding YtpR family tRNA-binding protein, which produces MIFTYNKEHVGDVLMVIVKNSGDAKLDVERKGKVARVFLKENGETVAWNIFEVSSLFEIAECGQVFLSDEQVERLNQELQAEGFTEEIVNDKGPKFVVGEIVDMVAHPDSDHLNICQVAVASDKTVQIVAGAPNARVGLKTIVALPGAMMPKGNLIFPGELRGEKSFGMMCSPRELHLLNAPQKRGVIELSEDQVVGTPFDPAKHWTA; this is translated from the coding sequence ATGATTTTTACATATAACAAAGAACATGTCGGCGATGTCCTTATGGTCATCGTGAAAAACAGCGGAGATGCCAAACTGGACGTGGAACGTAAAGGCAAGGTAGCCCGTGTTTTCCTCAAAGAAAATGGAGAAACAGTGGCTTGGAATATTTTTGAAGTTTCAAGTTTATTTGAAATTGCCGAGTGCGGTCAAGTCTTTTTATCAGATGAGCAAGTAGAGCGTTTGAACCAAGAGTTGCAGGCAGAAGGCTTTACAGAAGAGATTGTTAATGATAAGGGACCTAAGTTCGTTGTCGGTGAGATTGTCGACATGGTAGCTCATCCAGATAGTGACCACCTTAATATCTGCCAAGTTGCAGTCGCCAGTGACAAGACGGTGCAAATTGTTGCAGGGGCTCCTAATGCGCGTGTCGGTTTGAAAACTATTGTAGCTCTTCCGGGAGCTATGATGCCAAAAGGAAATCTCATTTTCCCAGGCGAACTTCGTGGTGAAAAGAGTTTTGGTATGATGTGCAGCCCTCGTGAATTGCATTTGCTAAATGCTCCGCAGAAACGTGGGGTTATTGAATTATCAGAAGACCAAGTTGTCGGAACCCCATTCGACCCAGCTAAACACTGGACTGCCTAG
- the rlmD gene encoding 23S rRNA (uracil(1939)-C(5))-methyltransferase RlmD translates to MSLKVKQKIPLKIKRMGINGEGIGFYQKTLVFVPGALKGEDIYCQVTSIKRNFVEAKLLKVNKKSKFRVVPACTIYNECGGCQIMHLHYDKQLEFKTDLLYQALKKFAPEGYENYEIRPTIGMQEPKYYRAKLQFQTRKFKSQVKAGLYAQNSHYLVELKDCLVQDKETQVIANRLAELLTYHQIPITDERKTLGVRTIMVRRARKTGQVQIIIVTNRQINLNQLVKDLVKDFPEVVTVAVNTNTAKTSEIYGEKTEIIWGQESIQEGVLDYEFSLSPRAFYQLNPEQTEILYREAVKALDVSKEDHLIDAYCGVGTIGFAFAKKVKSLRGMDIIPEAIEDAKRNAQKMGFDNTHYEAGTAEEIIPRWYQEGYRADALIVDPPRTGLDDKLLDTILTYVPEKMVYVSCNVSTLARDLVKLVKVYDLHYIQSVDMFPHTARTEAVVKLVKRKNL, encoded by the coding sequence ATGAGTCTTAAAGTCAAACAAAAAATTCCATTAAAAATCAAGCGCATGGGGATAAACGGGGAAGGTATTGGTTTTTATCAGAAAACCCTCGTTTTTGTGCCAGGAGCCCTCAAGGGAGAAGATATCTATTGTCAGGTTACTTCTATTAAACGCAACTTTGTTGAAGCAAAATTACTCAAAGTAAATAAAAAGTCCAAGTTTCGAGTTGTACCAGCATGTACGATTTATAATGAATGTGGTGGTTGCCAAATCATGCACCTTCACTATGATAAACAGTTAGAGTTTAAAACAGACTTACTTTATCAAGCTCTGAAGAAATTCGCCCCAGAAGGATATGAAAACTATGAAATTCGTCCAACTATCGGAATGCAGGAACCAAAGTACTACCGTGCTAAGTTGCAATTTCAGACTCGAAAATTTAAAAGTCAGGTCAAGGCAGGTTTGTATGCACAAAACTCTCATTACCTTGTCGAGTTGAAAGACTGCTTGGTGCAAGATAAGGAAACCCAAGTGATCGCGAATCGCCTAGCTGAGCTTCTCACTTACCATCAAATCCCCATCACCGATGAGAGAAAAACGCTAGGTGTCCGCACCATCATGGTACGTCGAGCGAGAAAAACTGGACAAGTCCAGATTATCATCGTCACAAATCGCCAGATTAATTTAAATCAACTAGTCAAAGACCTAGTCAAGGATTTTCCAGAAGTCGTCACAGTCGCGGTCAATACAAATACAGCAAAAACAAGTGAAATCTATGGTGAAAAGACGGAAATTATCTGGGGCCAGGAGAGTATTCAAGAAGGAGTACTCGACTACGAGTTTTCTCTTTCCCCGCGAGCCTTCTATCAACTCAATCCTGAGCAGACAGAAATTCTCTATAGAGAAGCAGTCAAGGCTCTGGATGTTAGCAAAGAGGATCATTTGATTGATGCTTATTGTGGAGTCGGGACAATTGGTTTCGCATTCGCGAAGAAGGTCAAGAGTCTCAGAGGGATGGATATTATTCCAGAAGCCATTGAAGATGCCAAGCGAAATGCGCAAAAAATGGGATTTGACAATACCCATTACGAGGCTGGTACAGCTGAAGAGATTATTCCCCGCTGGTATCAAGAGGGTTATAGGGCGGATGCACTGATAGTTGACCCTCCTCGGACGGGTTTAGACGACAAGTTATTAGATACCATCCTAACCTATGTACCTGAAAAAATGGTCTATGTATCTTGTAATGTTTCGACATTAGCGCGAGACTTGGTGAAACTTGTAAAGGTATACGATCTTCACTACATTCAGTCAGTTGATATGTTTCCCCACACCGCAAGAACTGAAGCAGTTGTGAAGCTGGTGAAACGAAAAAACTTGTAA
- the rpoE gene encoding DNA-directed RNA polymerase subunit delta: MELEVFAGQEKSELSMIEVARAILELRGRDHEMHFSDLVNEIQNYLGTSNSDIREALPLFYTELNFDGSFISLGDNKWGLRSWYGVDEIDEEIIALEESDDDEVAPKAKKKRVNAFMDGDSDAIDYNADDPEDEDAYEADPALSYDDENPDDEKNEVEAYDAEINEIAPDDLGEDVELNEEDDEFSDDDAETSDEV, translated from the coding sequence TTGGAATTAGAAGTATTTGCTGGGCAAGAAAAAAGTGAACTATCTATGATTGAGGTAGCGCGTGCTATCTTGGAACTTCGTGGTCGCGATCACGAGATGCATTTTAGCGATCTTGTAAACGAAATTCAAAACTACCTTGGAACATCAAACAGCGATATCCGCGAAGCCTTGCCTTTGTTCTACACAGAGTTGAACTTTGACGGTAGCTTCATCTCTCTTGGAGACAACAAATGGGGTCTTCGTTCATGGTATGGTGTGGACGAAATCGATGAAGAAATCATCGCTCTTGAAGAAAGTGACGACGATGAAGTAGCACCAAAAGCTAAGAAAAAACGTGTCAATGCCTTCATGGATGGTGATTCAGATGCTATTGACTACAATGCAGATGATCCAGAAGACGAAGATGCATACGAAGCAGACCCAGCTCTTTCATACGATGATGAAAATCCAGATGATGAGAAAAATGAAGTGGAAGCTTACGATGCAGAAATCAACGAAATCGCCCCCGATGACTTGGGTGAAGATGTAGAACTCAATGAAGAAGACGACGAGTTTTCAGACGATGACGCTGAAACGAGTGACGAAGTATAA
- a CDS encoding choline-binding protein A gives MDQIQGKWYYLDSSGKMLRNTDTPDGYYVGNSGAWQ, from the coding sequence TTGGATCAAATCCAAGGCAAGTGGTACTACTTAGACTCATCTGGTAAAATGCTTCGCAATACCGACACACCTGATGGCTATTATGTCGGCAACTCAGGTGCTTGGCAATAA
- a CDS encoding aminoglycoside 3'-phosphotransferase: MNTKTSYFSPLDFPEQLRTYIEGATLSDSSSHSGATVLYLDSGYYLKIDQKGRLEREARIASWFEQEGIGTPVIHYLSTDKDYLLTKEAIGHDALAFLDQPETICQTMAEALKKLHSLYSKNFPSENHLQTYKDRALKNYEKGEFYAKALLPQFQINSREEAFRLIQEQGHLLETNAFIHGDACLPNIILKDADHFSCFIDLGLADFSDRHIDLFWAVWSLNYNLHNPKYAELFLDYYGREQVDINKLRLVAAFEAFG, from the coding sequence ATGAATACAAAGACATCTTATTTTTCCCCATTGGATTTCCCTGAGCAATTACGAACTTATATAGAGGGAGCAACCCTTTCTGACAGCTCTTCTCATTCAGGCGCAACGGTTCTCTATCTTGATTCAGGTTACTATTTGAAAATTGATCAAAAGGGAAGATTAGAGCGAGAAGCTAGAATTGCAAGTTGGTTTGAACAAGAGGGAATAGGAACTCCAGTCATCCACTATCTATCTACGGATAAAGACTACCTCCTGACTAAAGAGGCTATTGGTCATGATGCTCTCGCTTTTTTAGACCAGCCAGAGACAATCTGTCAAACCATGGCAGAGGCTCTCAAAAAGCTTCACAGCTTATATTCGAAAAATTTTCCATCAGAAAATCATTTACAAACCTATAAAGACAGAGCCTTGAAAAACTATGAAAAAGGCGAGTTCTATGCCAAGGCGCTCCTACCACAATTTCAGATTAACAGTCGCGAAGAGGCTTTTCGACTCATTCAAGAGCAAGGACACCTTTTAGAAACAAATGCCTTTATTCACGGGGACGCCTGTCTACCAAACATTATTCTAAAAGATGCTGACCACTTCTCTTGCTTTATTGACCTTGGCTTAGCTGATTTCAGTGACCGACATATCGATCTCTTTTGGGCAGTTTGGTCCCTCAACTATAATCTACATAACCCTAAATATGCTGAACTATTTCTTGACTATTACGGAAGAGAACAGGTTGATATAAATAAACTTCGACTAGTTGCTGCCTTTGAAGCGTTTGGATAA
- a CDS encoding DUF4651 domain-containing protein — protein MKGMKAKKLWMTGLTVAGLSALALGAKKAADNHKLMKSQEELTAIVRDLFSDMGEIATLYVQVYESSLERLVGGVIFEDGRHYTFVYENEDLVYEEEVL, from the coding sequence ATGAAAGGTATGAAAGCTAAGAAATTATGGATGACTGGCTTGACTGTGGCTGGTCTAAGTGCCCTTGCTTTGGGTGCCAAAAAAGCAGCAGATAATCACAAACTCATGAAGAGTCAAGAGGAGTTAACCGCTATCGTGCGGGATCTTTTCTCAGATATGGGAGAGATTGCGACTCTCTATGTTCAAGTTTACGAAAGTAGTCTAGAGCGACTTGTCGGAGGAGTCATTTTCGAGGATGGTCGTCACTATACCTTTGTCTATGAAAATGAAGATCTGGTCTATGAGGAGGAAGTCTTATGA
- a CDS encoding SDR family NAD(P)-dependent oxidoreductase, with protein MAKNVVITGATSGIGEAIARAYLEQGENVILTGRRTDKLEALKSEFAETFPNQTVWTFPLDVTDMVMVKTVCADILETIGQIDILVNNAGLALGLSPYQDYEELDMLTMLDTNVKGLMAVTRCFLPAMVKDNQGHIINMGSTAGIYAYAGAAVYSATKAAVKTFSDGLRIDTIATDIKVTTIQPGIVETDFSTVRFHGDKERAEAVYQGIEALQAQDIADTVVYVTSQPRRVQITDMTIMANQQATGFMVHKK; from the coding sequence ATGGCAAAAAATGTTGTGATTACAGGAGCGACCTCAGGAATCGGTGAAGCGATTGCGCGTGCTTATCTGGAGCAGGGTGAGAATGTCATTCTTACTGGACGACGGACAGATAAACTAGAAGCCCTCAAGTCGGAGTTTGCAGAAACTTTTCCAAATCAAACAGTTTGGACTTTTCCGCTGGATGTGACGGATATGGTCATGGTAAAGACTGTCTGTGCAGATATTTTAGAAACGATAGGGCAGATTGATATCTTGGTCAATAACGCCGGGCTGGCTCTTGGCTTGTCTCCCTATCAAGACTATGAAGAACTGGATATGCTAACTATGTTGGATACCAATGTTAAGGGGTTGATGGCGGTTACTCGCTGTTTCTTACCAGCGATGGTAAAAGATAATCAAGGTCATATCATCAATATGGGGTCAACTGCAGGAATCTACGCCTATGCGGGTGCGGCGGTCTATTCAGCCACCAAGGCTGCCGTCAAGACTTTTTCAGATGGGCTTCGAATCGATACTATCGCAACAGACATCAAGGTGACAACCATTCAACCGGGGATCGTCGAAACAGATTTTTCTACAGTACGTTTTCATGGCGACAAAGAGCGAGCTGAGGCAGTCTATCAGGGAATCGAAGCCTTGCAAGCTCAGGATATTGCAGACACAGTAGTCTATGTGACCAGTCAACCTCGCCGTGTGCAGATTACAGATATGACCATTATGGCCAATCAACAGGCGACTGGATTTATGGTTCATAAAAAGTAA
- a CDS encoding epoxyqueuosine reductase QueH: MIDVEEILSKMNPNQKINYDRVMQKMVQVWEKNEQRPTILMHVCCAPCSTYTLEYLTKYADVTIYFANSNIHPKAEYHKRAYVTQKFVSDFNERTGNTVQYLEAPYEPNEYRQLVRGLEEEPEGGDRCKVCFDYRLDKTAQVAMDLGFDYFGSALTISPHKNSQTINSIGIDVQKIYTTHYLPSDFKKNQGYKRSVEMCEEYDIYRQCYCGCVYAAQAQNIDLVQVKKDATAFLLDKDVEKDYSHIKFTVTKLDI; this comes from the coding sequence ATGATCGATGTAGAAGAAATTCTGAGCAAGATGAATCCCAATCAGAAGATTAATTATGACCGTGTCATGCAGAAAATGGTTCAGGTTTGGGAAAAAAATGAGCAACGTCCAACTATTCTCATGCATGTTTGCTGTGCTCCTTGTAGTACCTACACCCTCGAGTATCTAACAAAGTATGCAGATGTGACCATCTATTTTGCCAATTCCAATATTCATCCTAAGGCAGAATACCACAAGCGGGCTTATGTCACCCAAAAATTTGTCAGTGATTTTAATGAGCGAACAGGCAATACGGTTCAGTACCTTGAAGCTCCCTACGAACCAAATGAATACCGTCAGTTAGTCAGAGGACTGGAAGAAGAACCTGAAGGTGGCGACCGTTGCAAGGTTTGTTTTGATTACCGTCTGGACAAAACAGCGCAAGTGGCTATGGACTTGGGCTTTGACTATTTTGGTTCAGCCTTGACCATCAGTCCCCATAAGAATTCTCAAACCATCAATAGCATCGGAATTGATGTGCAAAAGATTTATACGACCCACTATCTTCCAAGTGATTTCAAGAAAAATCAAGGCTACAAGCGTTCGGTGGAGATGTGCGAGGAGTATGATATTTATCGTCAATGTTATTGTGGATGTGTCTATGCAGCTCAAGCCCAGAACATTGATCTTGTTCAGGTTAAGAAGGATGCCACGGCTTTCTTGTTGGATAAGGATGTTGAAAAAGACTATTCCCACATCAAGTTTACTGTTACTAAATTAGATATATAG
- the groES gene encoding co-chaperone GroES, translated as MLKPLGDRVVLKIEEKEQTVGGFVLAGSAQEKTKTARVVATGQGVRTLNGDLVAPSVKAGDRVLVEAHAGIDVKDGDEKYIIVGEANILAIIEE; from the coding sequence ATGTTGAAACCATTAGGAGACCGTGTGGTCTTGAAAATCGAAGAAAAAGAACAAACTGTTGGAGGCTTTGTCCTTGCAGGCTCAGCCCAAGAAAAAACAAAAACAGCTCGTGTTGTAGCTACTGGACAAGGTGTTCGTACCTTGAATGGTGACTTGGTTGCTCCAAGCGTTAAGGCTGGAGACCGTGTCTTAGTTGAAGCCCACGCTGGTATTGATGTCAAAGATGGCGATGAAAAGTATATCATCGTAGGAGAAGCTAACATCTTAGCTATCATTGAAGAATAG
- the recX gene encoding recombination regulator RecX produces MKITKLEKKKRLYLMELDNDEKCYITEDTIVRFMLSRDKMISEEKLKEIQDFAQFSYGKNLALYHLSFKARTEKEVREYLKKYDIEDTIASQVIANLKEDNLINDHQYAYSIINANQLSGDKGPYVLTQKLAQKGIAKSTIEDVSKDFDFTEVAQRVAEKLLKKYTGKLPARALQDKIIQNLTNKGFSYSDAKSAFEDLDSQVDQETTQKLIFKELDKQYPKYARKYEGYELKQRLTQFLARKGYDFSDIASALREYL; encoded by the coding sequence ATGAAAATCACAAAACTTGAAAAGAAAAAACGACTCTATCTGATGGAGCTTGATAATGACGAAAAATGCTATATCACCGAAGACACGATTGTTCGTTTTATGTTATCAAGAGATAAGATGATAAGCGAAGAAAAATTAAAAGAGATTCAGGACTTTGCACAATTCTCCTATGGAAAGAATCTAGCCCTCTACCACTTATCCTTCAAGGCTCGTACTGAAAAGGAAGTGCGAGAGTATCTGAAAAAGTATGATATTGAAGATACAATCGCTAGTCAAGTTATCGCTAACCTTAAAGAGGATAACTTGATTAATGATCATCAGTATGCCTACTCTATCATCAATGCTAATCAACTTTCAGGAGACAAGGGCCCTTATGTACTGACTCAGAAATTAGCTCAAAAGGGGATTGCTAAATCAACCATCGAAGATGTGTCAAAGGATTTTGATTTTACAGAAGTTGCTCAACGTGTAGCTGAGAAACTGCTTAAAAAATACACCGGAAAACTTCCAGCTCGTGCCTTGCAAGATAAAATCATTCAAAACTTGACTAACAAAGGATTCTCCTATTCTGATGCTAAAAGTGCCTTTGAGGACTTGGACAGTCAAGTCGACCAAGAAACGACTCAAAAACTCATTTTTAAAGAACTAGACAAACAATATCCGAAATACGCTCGTAAGTATGAAGGATACGAACTTAAACAGCGTTTAACCCAATTTTTAGCTCGAAAAGGCTATGATTTTTCGGATATAGCCAGCGCTCTCAGAGAATATCTTTAA
- the groL gene encoding chaperonin GroEL (60 kDa chaperone family; promotes refolding of misfolded polypeptides especially under stressful conditions; forms two stacked rings of heptamers to form a barrel-shaped 14mer; ends can be capped by GroES; misfolded proteins enter the barrel where they are refolded when GroES binds), with translation MSKEIKFSSDARSAMVRGVDILADTVKVTLGPKGRNVVLEKSFGSPLITNDGVTIAKEIELEDHFENMGAKLVSEVASKTNDIAGDGTTTATVLTQAIVREGIKNVTAGANPIGIRRGIEAAVAAAVEALKNNAIPVANKEAIAQVAAVSSRSEKVGEYISEAMEKVGKDGVITIEESRGMETELEVVEGMQFDRGYLSQYMVTDSEKMVADLENPYILITDKKISNIQEILPLLESILQSNRPLLIIADDVDGEALPTLVLNKIRGTFNVVAVKAPGFGDRRKAMLEDIAILTGGTVITEDLGLELKDATIEALGQAARVTVDKDSTVIVEGAGNPEAISHRVAVIKSQIETTTSEFDREKLQERLAKLSGGVAVIKVGAATETELKEMKLRIEDALNATRAAVEEGIVAGGGAALVNVIPAVAALELTGDEATGRSIVLRALEEPVRQIAHNAGFEGSIVIDRLKNAELGTGFNAATGEWVNMIDQGIIDPVKVSRSALQNAASVASLILTTEAVVANKPEPVAPAPAMDPSMMGGMM, from the coding sequence ATGTCAAAAGAAATTAAATTTTCATCAGATGCCCGTTCAGCTATGGTTCGTGGTGTCGATATCCTTGCAGATACTGTTAAAGTAACCTTGGGACCAAAAGGTCGTAACGTTGTGTTGGAAAAATCATTTGGCTCACCACTCATCACCAATGACGGTGTAACCATTGCTAAAGAAATCGAGTTGGAAGACCATTTTGAAAATATGGGTGCCAAGTTGGTATCAGAAGTCGCTTCGAAAACCAATGATATCGCAGGTGACGGAACGACAACTGCAACTGTCTTGACCCAAGCCATCGTCCGTGAAGGAATCAAAAACGTCACAGCAGGTGCCAATCCAATCGGTATTCGTCGGGGAATTGAAGCAGCGGTTGCCGCAGCTGTAGAAGCCTTGAAAAACAATGCCATCCCAGTTGCCAATAAAGAAGCTATTGCTCAGGTTGCTGCCGTATCTTCTCGTTCTGAAAAAGTCGGTGAATACATCTCTGAAGCCATGGAAAAAGTTGGTAAAGACGGTGTCATCACCATTGAAGAGTCACGTGGGATGGAAACAGAACTTGAAGTTGTGGAAGGTATGCAGTTCGACCGTGGTTACCTTTCACAGTACATGGTGACAGATAGCGAAAAGATGGTGGCTGACCTTGAAAATCCATACATCTTGATTACAGACAAGAAGATTTCCAATATCCAAGAAATCTTGCCACTCCTAGAAAGCATTCTTCAAAGCAATCGTCCACTCTTGATTATTGCAGATGATGTGGATGGTGAGGCTCTTCCAACTCTTGTATTAAACAAGATTCGTGGAACCTTCAATGTGGTAGCAGTTAAGGCTCCTGGTTTTGGTGACCGTCGTAAGGCTATGCTGGAAGACATTGCCATCTTAACAGGTGGAACAGTTATCACTGAAGATCTTGGTCTTGAGTTGAAAGACGCGACGATTGAGGCTCTTGGTCAAGCTGCTAGAGTGACTGTTGACAAAGACAGTACGGTTATTGTAGAAGGTGCGGGTAACCCTGAAGCGATTTCCCACCGAGTTGCTGTTATCAAGTCTCAAATTGAAACCACAACTTCTGAATTTGACCGTGAAAAACTCCAAGAACGCTTGGCGAAATTGTCAGGTGGTGTCGCAGTTATCAAGGTCGGTGCTGCAACTGAAACTGAGTTGAAAGAAATGAAACTCCGCATTGAAGATGCCCTCAACGCTACTCGAGCTGCAGTGGAGGAAGGAATTGTTGCAGGTGGTGGAGCTGCTCTTGTCAATGTGATTCCAGCTGTTGCTGCCTTGGAATTGACAGGTGATGAAGCAACAGGACGTAGTATCGTTCTCCGCGCCTTGGAAGAACCTGTTCGTCAAATCGCCCACAATGCAGGATTTGAAGGGTCTATCGTCATCGATCGCTTGAAGAATGCTGAGCTTGGTACAGGCTTCAACGCAGCAACTGGTGAGTGGGTTAATATGATTGATCAAGGAATCATCGATCCAGTTAAGGTTAGTCGTTCTGCCCTTCAAAATGCAGCATCTGTAGCCAGCTTGATTTTGACAACAGAAGCAGTCGTAGCCAATAAACCAGAACCAGTAGCCCCAGCTCCAGCCATGGATCCAAGCATGATGGGTGGAATGATGTAA
- a CDS encoding single-stranded DNA-binding protein, with protein sequence MYNKVILIGRLTSTPELHKTNNDKSVARATIAVNRRYKDQNGEREADFVNLVFWGKLAETLASYATKGSLISVDGELRTRRFEKNGQTNYVTEVLVTGFQLLESRAQRAMRENKAGQDLADLVLEEEELPF encoded by the coding sequence ATGTATAATAAAGTTATCTTAATCGGGCGCTTGACGTCTACACCAGAATTGCACAAAACCAATAATGACAAGTCGGTAGCGCGCGCAACGATTGCTGTGAATCGTCGTTACAAAGACCAAAATGGGGAACGCGAAGCCGACTTTGTCAATTTGGTTTTTTGGGGGAAATTGGCTGAAACCTTGGCAAGCTACGCAACTAAAGGTAGTCTTATCTCTGTGGATGGAGAACTTCGTACCCGTCGCTTTGAGAAAAATGGTCAGACTAACTATGTGACCGAGGTTCTCGTGACAGGATTCCAACTCTTGGAAAGTCGCGCTCAACGCGCCATGCGTGAAAATAAGGCAGGCCAAGACTTAGCGGATTTGGTTTTGGAAGAGGAAGAATTGCCATTTTAG
- a CDS encoding thioredoxin family protein, translated as MITPDSIEELAGFVEQDGKKVFLFVADWCGDCRYIYPALPEIEAENPEFTFIRVDRDQYMDLAKLWDVYGIPSLVVLEKDKEIGRFVNRDRKSKEQINDFLTGLK; from the coding sequence ATGATTACTCCCGATAGTATAGAAGAACTCGCAGGTTTTGTCGAGCAAGATGGCAAGAAGGTCTTCCTTTTTGTGGCAGACTGGTGTGGAGATTGTCGTTATATCTATCCTGCCTTGCCCGAGATAGAGGCGGAAAATCCTGAATTTACTTTTATTCGAGTGGACCGAGACCAGTACATGGATCTGGCTAAACTCTGGGATGTTTACGGGATTCCTAGCCTTGTTGTGCTAGAAAAAGACAAGGAAATCGGTCGTTTTGTCAATCGTGACCGTAAAAGCAAGGAGCAAATCAACGACTTTTTAACAGGACTGAAATAG